One window of Siniperca chuatsi isolate FFG_IHB_CAS linkage group LG19, ASM2008510v1, whole genome shotgun sequence genomic DNA carries:
- the LOC122866692 gene encoding death-associated protein 1, protein MSSPPKEKVETKGGHLPAVKAGGMRIVQKHQAAAAPEPPQKDDDEEEYVSTSPPKVPMIVSGVVTKGDKDFTPAAAQVAHQKPQPCVPKLPSVQHINQHIHQPRK, encoded by the exons ATGTCGTCGCCGCCGAAGGAGAAAGTCGAAACCAAAGGAGGACATCTCCCTGCAG tgaaaGCAGGAGGTATGAGGATAGTGCAGAAGCACCAGGCCGCTGCTGCTCCAGAACCACCGCAgaaagatgatgatgaggaggagtaCGTCAGCACCAG tcCACCAAAGGTCCCCATGATTGTGTCTGGAGTGGTTACAAAG GGTGATAAGGACTTCACCCCTGCAGCTGCCCAGGTGGCCCACCAGAAGCCCCAGCCTTGTGTCCCCAAGCTGCCCTCTGTCCAGCACATCAACCAGCACATCCACCAACCCCGCAAGTGA